The following coding sequences lie in one Halogeometricum rufum genomic window:
- a CDS encoding DUF6276 family protein, whose amino-acid sequence MNCDHCDGELVVFAVPADLREFAPDGGAAASLCANCLRLDAVEDAAATAASADPDPETADAADADADFSAVSDAFPSGRGGVALALLVGKLDSLALHRAAVETFADEAERAGADPFLTLDRLGGDDGVDPHFDFERRRLQFESLVS is encoded by the coding sequence GTGAACTGCGACCACTGCGACGGCGAACTCGTCGTCTTCGCCGTCCCCGCGGACCTGCGCGAGTTCGCCCCCGACGGCGGCGCGGCGGCGTCGCTGTGCGCGAACTGCCTCCGTCTGGACGCCGTCGAAGACGCCGCCGCGACTGCGGCATCCGCCGACCCGGACCCGGAGACTGCCGACGCCGCCGACGCGGACGCCGACTTCTCGGCGGTCAGCGACGCCTTCCCGTCGGGTCGCGGCGGCGTCGCCCTCGCCCTCCTCGTCGGGAAACTCGACTCGCTGGCGCTCCACCGCGCGGCCGTCGAGACGTTCGCCGACGAGGCCGAACGCGCCGGTGCCGACCCGTTCCTGACGCTCGATAGACTCGGCGGCGACGACGGCGTCGACCCGCACTTCGACTTCGAGCGCCGACGCCTGCAGTTCGAGTCGCTCGTGTCCTGA